The following are from one region of the Sandaracinus amylolyticus genome:
- a CDS encoding glycosyltransferase — protein sequence MRIALVAQGSRGDVQPFVALARALAMRGADVELAAPENFAPFVMSAGVRFVALPGDVQALMQSERGQRVLARGDRITWAREMWAFLEPRWEGIADRVADVAERADAMVVHALSVPFALASIDVARMPLAIGLMIPAGAPTRAYPSPMIASRSLGPLNAATHLAAERAMWALHADRVDARRRRVGLSALRRDGYAEARRARVPVLHAWDDALLPHPSDVPPNVMSTGEWALDVSLDPPIDPELDAWIDEGDAPVYVGFGSLPMVDPRATLAMIERVTARLGVRALIAAGWTASSLETDAPHVRIAGELDHAYVLPRCRAAVHHGGAGTVHATLRAGLPSVIASVYADQPFWGRRIEAMELGATFPLQRLDARRLQRALAIALRPDVRARALAVATRMRDDGADVAARFVIEKLARLTH from the coding sequence ATGCGGATCGCCCTCGTCGCCCAAGGCTCGCGCGGAGACGTGCAGCCCTTCGTCGCCCTCGCCCGCGCGCTCGCGATGCGCGGCGCCGACGTCGAGCTCGCGGCGCCCGAGAACTTCGCGCCCTTCGTGATGAGCGCGGGCGTGCGCTTCGTCGCGCTGCCAGGCGACGTGCAGGCGCTGATGCAGTCGGAGCGCGGCCAGCGCGTGCTGGCGCGCGGGGATCGCATCACCTGGGCGCGCGAGATGTGGGCGTTCCTCGAGCCGCGCTGGGAGGGCATCGCCGATCGTGTCGCCGACGTCGCGGAGCGCGCCGACGCGATGGTCGTGCACGCGCTCTCGGTGCCCTTCGCGCTCGCCTCGATCGATGTCGCGCGCATGCCGCTCGCGATCGGGCTTATGATTCCGGCCGGCGCGCCGACGCGCGCGTATCCCTCGCCGATGATCGCATCGCGCTCGCTCGGCCCGCTCAACGCCGCGACGCACCTCGCCGCGGAGCGCGCGATGTGGGCACTGCATGCCGATCGTGTCGACGCGCGCCGCCGTCGCGTCGGACTGTCCGCGCTGCGTCGCGACGGATACGCCGAGGCGCGTCGCGCGCGGGTCCCGGTGCTGCACGCGTGGGACGACGCGCTGCTGCCGCATCCCTCCGACGTCCCGCCGAACGTGATGTCGACCGGCGAGTGGGCCCTCGACGTGTCGCTCGATCCGCCGATCGATCCCGAGCTCGACGCATGGATCGACGAGGGGGATGCGCCGGTCTACGTGGGGTTCGGCTCGCTGCCGATGGTCGATCCGCGCGCGACGCTCGCGATGATCGAGCGCGTGACCGCGCGGCTCGGTGTCCGCGCGCTGATCGCGGCGGGATGGACCGCGTCGTCGCTCGAGACCGACGCGCCGCACGTGCGCATCGCGGGCGAGCTCGATCACGCATACGTCCTGCCGCGCTGTCGCGCCGCGGTGCACCACGGCGGCGCGGGCACGGTCCACGCGACGCTGCGCGCCGGGCTGCCGAGCGTCATCGCGTCGGTCTACGCGGATCAACCGTTCTGGGGCCGCCGCATCGAGGCGATGGAGCTCGGCGCGACGTTTCCTCTGCAGCGTCTCGACGCACGAAGGCTCCAGCGCGCGCTCGCGATCGCACTGCGCCCCGACGTCCGCGCCCGCGCGCTCGCGGTCGCGACCCGGATGCGCGACGACGGCGCCGACGTCGCCGCGCGCTTCGTCATCGAGAAGCTCGCGCGCTTGACGCACTGA
- a CDS encoding YgaP family membrane protein, whose translation MGRNVGGWDRAARAVGALGMIVCAVIAPMPLVARVGLVVIALYVTGTALVGTCLGYRLMGKSTCPVR comes from the coding sequence GTGGGACGAAACGTGGGTGGATGGGATCGTGCGGCGCGCGCGGTGGGCGCGCTCGGAATGATCGTGTGCGCGGTGATCGCGCCGATGCCGCTGGTCGCGCGGGTCGGGCTCGTGGTGATCGCGCTCTACGTCACGGGCACGGCGCTGGTCGGGACGTGCCTCGGCTATCGTCTGATGGGCAAGAGCACGTGCCCGGTACGATGA
- a CDS encoding RNA polymerase sigma factor — protein MSHDETLRAAIAGEGDALEALVRAYHDRVYRFGLRACRDRFDADDAVQEAFAKLALRPDVQRDASALSWLMSVVRNACLRLLRPFARARARLGERVDDLEAVESETVTPEAAMQRFELVQRVHRAIAALAPTYREVLILRDLEGCSGEEVAATLGISEAAMKSRLHRARSLVRDALLEDAR, from the coding sequence ATGAGCCACGACGAGACGCTCCGCGCGGCGATCGCAGGCGAAGGTGACGCGCTGGAGGCGCTGGTGCGCGCGTACCACGATCGCGTGTATCGCTTCGGCCTGCGCGCGTGCCGTGATCGCTTCGACGCGGACGACGCGGTGCAGGAGGCGTTCGCGAAGCTCGCGCTGCGGCCCGACGTGCAGCGCGATGCGAGCGCGCTCTCGTGGCTGATGTCGGTGGTGCGCAACGCGTGCCTGCGCTTGTTGCGCCCGTTCGCGCGCGCTCGGGCGAGGCTCGGCGAGCGCGTCGACGATCTCGAGGCCGTGGAGAGCGAGACGGTCACGCCCGAGGCCGCGATGCAGCGCTTCGAGCTCGTCCAGCGCGTGCATCGCGCGATCGCGGCGCTCGCGCCGACCTACCGCGAGGTGCTGATCCTGCGCGACCTCGAGGGATGCTCGGGCGAAGAGGTCGCGGCGACGCTGGGGATCAGCGAGGCCGCGATGAAGAGCCGACTGCACCGCGCGCGATCACTGGTGCGCGACGCGCTGCTGGAGGACGCGCGATGA